The segment CTTCCGTGCGCTTGAGTTGGGTTTCCCCTTTCTCAATGTCTGATCCACTCAATTTGTTCATTCCCGGAATCATTTTCATCACGCTGCCAAAGGATCCCATATTTTTTAGCAAGCGCATCTGTTTCAGGAAGTCATTAAAATCAAATCGCGCCTCCAGCATCTTAGCTTGCATGGCTTCGGCATCTGCCATGTCAATTTCTTCTTGGGCTTTTTCCACTAAGGAAACGACATCGCCCATGCCTAAAATGCGAGATGCCATCCGTTCGGGGTAAAAGGGCTGGAGGGCTTCCACTTTTTCTCCCACCCCAATAAATTTAATCGGCTGTCCGGAAACCTGACGGACAGATAAAGCTGCACCGCCACGGGTATCCCCATCTAACTTGGTTAAAATGGCACCCGTGACACCGACTTGTTGGTGGAACGTATCAGTCAGATTAGCGGCTTCTTGTCCGGTCATTGCATCCACAACCAGCAAGACTTCATGGGGAGAAATGGTATTTTTAATGGCAACCAATTCTTTCATCATGTCTTGGTCAATTTGCAAGCGTCCGGCGGTATCAACCAAGACCGTATCAATGCCTTCAGCTTTGGCTTTTTCAATCCCTTTTTGGGCAACATCCACTGGGTTGGCTTCCGTTCCCATTTCAAACACAGGAACGTCGATTTGTTCTCCTAATGTTTTTAGCTGATCAATGGCAGCGGGACGATAAACGTCTGTTCCCACCATGAGGGCGCTACGGTTTTGTTTCCGCAGATGTAGGGCAAGTTTTGCAGTGGCAGTTGTTTTCCCCGTTCCTTGTAACCCTGCCATGAGGATAATGGTGGGAGAGGTTTCTGCTTCGGCAAGGGGAACATTGCTTTCCCCCATCACCTTCACCAGTTCGTCATTAACAATTTTGACGAATTGCTGGTCAGGACGCACCCCAGAGATGACATCTGCCCCTTCTGCTGCTTTTTCCACATCCGCAATAAACCCTTTGACCACTTGCAGGTTCACATCTGCAGAAAGGAGGGCGCGTCGCACTTCT is part of the Cyanobacteria bacterium GSL.Bin1 genome and harbors:
- a CDS encoding signal recognition particle protein, whose amino-acid sequence is MFDALSESLESAWKKLRGQDKITSNNIKPALQEVRRALLSADVNLQVVKGFIADVEKAAEGADVISGVRPDQQFVKIVNDELVKVMGESNVPLAEAETSPTIILMAGLQGTGKTTATAKLALHLRKQNRSALMVGTDVYRPAAIDQLKTLGEQIDVPVFEMGTEANPVDVAQKGIEKAKAEGIDTVLVDTAGRLQIDQDMMKELVAIKNTISPHEVLLVVDAMTGQEAANLTDTFHQQVGVTGAILTKLDGDTRGGAALSVRQVSGQPIKFIGVGEKVEALQPFYPERMASRILGMGDVVSLVEKAQEEIDMADAEAMQAKMLEARFDFNDFLKQMRLLKNMGSFGSVMKMIPGMNKLSGSDIEKGETQLKRTEAMINSMTKQEREEPELLAKSPSRRRRVGKGSGHQEKDVVKLVNDFTKMRSMMQQMGQGEMGMPGMGGGLGGMFGGGGGMGGQPQPGFRQAPSSGKKKKKKKKKKGFGDL